One bacterium BMS3Abin08 genomic window carries:
- the dsbA gene encoding thiol:disulfide interchange protein DsbA precursor, translated as MKFKRVVVMLFLFVFAASPLLAEQGPSIKGVYTQVPGLQYNYNGKTVGIVQFLSFYCGNCYAFENSIPVIKGNFPKKTKWKSMFIYWGKGSSKPSEAYLLAEDAGKAEQMRKAIFNANFVQRRDIGNIEVLKDLAKKIGLGSDFNSKLRSGAKAAEVRKALQLARAFGVEETPTLIIAGNIMTTPHPFNHNADAFRKNVITIISSIVKK; from the coding sequence ATGAAATTCAAAAGAGTGGTTGTCATGCTGTTTCTGTTTGTTTTTGCTGCATCACCTCTCCTGGCGGAACAGGGCCCTTCCATAAAGGGTGTTTACACACAGGTGCCGGGTCTTCAGTACAACTACAACGGTAAAACTGTCGGTATAGTCCAGTTTCTCAGTTTTTACTGCGGCAACTGTTATGCCTTTGAAAACTCGATCCCCGTTATAAAAGGAAACTTTCCCAAAAAGACCAAATGGAAATCCATGTTTATTTACTGGGGAAAGGGCTCTTCCAAACCCTCGGAAGCATATCTTCTGGCAGAAGATGCGGGAAAGGCTGAACAGATGAGGAAGGCTATCTTTAACGCCAATTTTGTTCAGAGAAGGGATATCGGCAATATAGAGGTACTGAAGGATCTGGCAAAAAAAATCGGCCTGGGCAGTGATTTCAACAGCAAGTTGAGATCAGGAGCAAAGGCTGCAGAGGTACGGAAGGCATTGCAACTGGCCAGGGCATTCGGGGTGGAAGAGACCCCGACATTAATCATTGCCGGAAATATTATGACGACTCCACATCCTTTCAATCACAATGCCGATGCTTTCAGG
- the cycA1 gene encoding cytochrome c-554 precursor encodes MIVRTYKYTCLAVSICIYLLMVLSPVIASGEENKLNILYTGSVSGELEPCGCTRKSESGGVARRAGYIDGHANELSPFVLIDAGNFTDKDTPQGRLKAEAMLKAFSLMQYDAVAFMNNEKDFSPGFLDPLVKKLSVPVVAKGPLFRKSLSIREKGIDINITADERDYQEGRLNILLTDRSLSGLVSLKGWDVIILSSGEILDKPVKINGSVVVSGYPEGKKLGILTLQINNKGKVSGFEHRWQTLDKDIMEDKDVRKVLKEYDMMVARLSDNKKPPAGKTSYAGVTECGKCHQPFVKTWQRTRHANAFLSLKRRGKSSDPECLKCHTVGFGEKGGFYSIATTPGLANVQCEVCHGQGRDHVSDYSTPLQPVTEKTCKKCHTKSNSPDFNYPVYLEKIRHE; translated from the coding sequence ATGATCGTCAGAACATACAAATATACATGCCTGGCAGTTAGTATCTGTATCTATCTCTTAATGGTTCTGTCTCCCGTAATTGCATCCGGTGAAGAGAATAAACTCAATATCCTTTATACCGGCAGTGTGTCAGGTGAACTCGAACCCTGCGGTTGCACCAGGAAGTCGGAGTCAGGCGGTGTGGCCAGGAGGGCCGGATATATTGACGGACATGCAAATGAACTCTCTCCTTTTGTCCTTATAGATGCCGGTAATTTTACTGATAAAGATACCCCTCAGGGGAGGCTCAAGGCTGAAGCCATGCTGAAGGCATTCAGCTTAATGCAATATGATGCGGTTGCTTTTATGAACAACGAAAAGGATTTTTCACCGGGGTTCCTTGACCCTCTTGTTAAAAAGCTGTCTGTCCCTGTTGTTGCAAAGGGCCCCTTGTTCAGGAAATCGTTGTCAATAAGGGAAAAAGGCATTGATATAAACATAACCGCAGATGAGAGGGATTACCAGGAGGGCAGGCTGAACATCCTTCTCACCGACCGGTCCCTGTCCGGTTTAGTTTCTCTTAAGGGTTGGGATGTGATAATCCTGTCCTCAGGGGAAATACTGGATAAACCCGTGAAGATAAACGGCTCCGTTGTCGTATCAGGCTATCCGGAGGGCAAAAAGCTGGGAATACTGACTCTTCAAATTAACAATAAAGGTAAGGTTTCGGGTTTCGAACACCGATGGCAAACACTGGATAAGGACATCATGGAAGACAAGGATGTCAGGAAGGTTTTAAAGGAGTATGACATGATGGTTGCCAGGCTTTCAGATAACAAAAAACCGCCTGCCGGTAAGACCTCCTATGCCGGTGTTACCGAGTGTGGCAAATGCCATCAGCCCTTTGTGAAGACCTGGCAGCGAACAAGGCATGCCAATGCGTTCCTGTCGCTGAAACGGAGGGGCAAGTCGTCTGACCCGGAATGCCTTAAATGTCATACGGTCGGCTTCGGGGAGAAAGGGGGTTTTTACAGTATTGCAACAACACCGGGGCTGGCTAATGTCCAGTGCGAGGTATGCCACGGTCAGGGCAGGGATCACGTGTCCGACTATTCCACCCCCTTGCAGCCTGTGACAGAAAAAACCTGTAAAAAATGCCACACAAAGAGCAACAGTCCCGATTTCAATTATCCAGTTTATCTGGAAAAGATCAGACATGAATAG
- the ziaA gene encoding zinc-transporting ATPase, with the protein MGDGINDAPVLTASDIGIAMGGLGSDAAIEAADVVLMKDRLSGLLDAMHISRRTSRIVFGNITMALGIKGFFIIFGALGMATMWEAVFADVGVAILAVLNSTRVLKG; encoded by the coding sequence GTGGGCGACGGCATTAACGACGCCCCGGTGCTTACGGCATCGGATATCGGGATCGCAATGGGCGGGCTCGGCTCCGACGCCGCCATAGAGGCCGCCGACGTGGTACTCATGAAGGACAGGCTCTCCGGACTGCTTGACGCAATGCATATCTCAAGAAGGACCAGCAGGATTGTATTCGGTAATATAACCATGGCCCTCGGGATAAAAGGTTTTTTCATAATATTCGGTGCTCTCGGTATGGCAACCATGTGGGAGGCGGTATTTGCTGACGTGGGTGTTGCCATCTTAGCCGTACTGAACTCCACAAGGGTGCTCAAGGGATAA